DNA sequence from the Alphaproteobacteria bacterium genome:
CTTGACCCTCCCAAGGGGAATCGACGATCTTCATGACTCCAAAGAAGTCGCGCTGAATATCGACCGGCTGGCGAATATTGAGCGGCGATACTATGAGCGCCATCAGAACGATGCCTGTGACGGCCAGCAGGTGCGGAAATAAGGCAGCCATGGCGATCCCGGCCAACACCACCAGGCCCATAGGCCGCATAAAGAATTCTACGAGTTGATACTGCGCTTTGCCTGCCTCCGGATCGACGGAAAGAGTGCTCGCGCCCGCGACGATGAAAATTAAAGTGCCAAGCGTTCCCGAATACACCAGCCATCTTTTTCTGGGCATCGGATGCAGCATGACGCTCATCAGCAAAATCAGTACGAACTCCAGCGGATACATAAACAAAACCGGCGCCAGGAACGCGTTGAATATCCCGCCGAGCGCCCCGCCGAGCGCAAGCCACAGATAAAACTCCGTCAGCCTGCTCTCGTCCGGCGCGAGCGACGCCAACTGCAAATGACACCAGAGGGCGGTTACGAAAAACACCCCCACCAAAGGCGCCGCCATGGTCCATGAAGATACGCTACAATTGCCGAACGCGACAAATATGAGTATCACCATGCCGGTGAGAATAAGATGGGAAATATCCAAATCTTCCGATTGCAGTTTTCTGTTCCGCCCGAAAGCAATAACGAAAGTAAGCAGATAAAGCGCCAGCGGCACCACCCAGAACAGCGGCACCGATCCAAGGTCCGCCGTGATCAGCGCCGTCAGCCCCATGCTCAGGCTCGACGGCACGAACGCCAGCACCAGCCATTTCAGCTTCAGTTTGATCGGCGTCGGCAGTGCGGGTTCGGCTGGCGCAGATATTTCGGCCGCAGCTTCCTTCTTCACCGGCAGCAGCAGCAATCCTCCCACCAGCACGATCAGCAGCCCGTAACCGCAGGCCCACACCACGCTCTGCGCCGTCAGCGGCAGCGACGGCTCCACGATAAACGGATAGCTCAGCAATCCCGCGAAGCTCCCCAGATTGCTCGCCGCGTACAGGAAGTACGGCTTCTCGCCCGCCGTCTTCTCTCCCGCCGCGTATAATCTTTGCAGTCCGCTGCTCACCGTCGACAGCGCCACATAGGGCAGCGATATCCCCGTCAGCAGCAAGGTCAGAACTTGCAGCGCGCTGCCTATGTTAGAGTCCGATCCTGCCGTCAGGTGC
Encoded proteins:
- a CDS encoding fused MFS/spermidine synthase; the protein is MSKLPKISPTTLFSLTLFLSAGLMFAVQPMLGKMLLPMVGGAPSGWLTALAFFQIGLLGGYWVAHMLSRYPARAQGYATLGLLVLGAVMLPPHLTAGSDSNIGSALQVLTLLLTGISLPYVALSTVSSGLQRLYAAGEKTAGEKPYFLYAASNLGSFAGLLSYPFIVEPSLPLTAQSVVWACGYGLLIVLVGGLLLLPVKKEAAAEISAPAEPALPTPIKLKLKWLVLAFVPSSLSMGLTALITADLGSVPLFWVVPLALYLLTFVIAFGRNRKLQSEDLDISHLILTGMVILIFVAFGNCSVSSWTMAAPLVGVFFVTALWCHLQLASLAPDESRLTEFYLWLALGGALGGIFNAFLAPVLFMYPLEFVLILLMSVMLHPMPRKRWLVYSGTLGTLIFIVAGASTLSVDPEAGKAQYQLVEFFMRPMGLVVLAGIAMAALFPHLLAVTGIVLMALIVSPLNIRQPVDIQRDFFGVMKIVDSPWEGQVWRRFMHGSTIHGMQMIKPTVETSVVSYYAPLRNVFEVQKPRDVAVLGLGAGIILCLQAPDRHFTVYEIDPLVREMAMKWFTFIKECGEPRWRIGDGRLELQRDTEARYDMIIADAFSSDSIPVHLLTREALELYLRRLNSGGLLTLHISNRYYDLIGPISALAHDLNSQAWLFTDRRVDFKLGKLASQWVIIAPPGSDAGALQTYGWQPLTEHSFPIWRDDYANLLRTMRILQNVEKP